Proteins from a genomic interval of Hornefia porci:
- a CDS encoding sigma-54-dependent transcriptional regulator translates to MKSNSILLVDDDRELLGVYQKIFTLKGFQVQTADNGSAALKLMSRGGISVVILDIIMPKMDGMEVLLRIKENWPATEVIMLTAEGSISGAVDAVKKGAYTYFVKPADIDELIVNVTKAQELAEVRRENHRLKQHIDTISVTNRLIGESDAARKMREEAVTIGRTMASVLITGESGTGKEVMAHMIHQCSERADKPFVSVNCAAFNENLIESELFGSERGAYTGAEKRRKGRFEIADGGTIFFDEIGELSLNMQAKLLRVLQEKAFERVGGSETIQSDFRLISATNADLKQAVEEGRFRLDLYYRINILPIEIPPLRTRKEDIPLLAVYFLDRISKEMNRRIAPPPEALMNCLCNYDWPGNIRELRNIIERLVVMAKDGRVSVSDLPPEIRTGSAVSTGDSRGMPAASTGDSRGMPAAPPDDSRGMPVTSASGHPVGHEALRSATHNFERDYITEVMRRNSWNVTKAAREMNIARKTLYKKLNDYGIKYR, encoded by the coding sequence ATGAAAAGCAATTCGATACTTCTGGTGGATGACGACCGGGAATTGCTTGGCGTCTATCAGAAAATATTCACACTGAAGGGATTTCAGGTGCAGACGGCGGACAACGGCTCCGCCGCGCTGAAGCTTATGTCGCGAGGCGGGATATCCGTGGTGATTCTGGATATTATCATGCCGAAAATGGACGGGATGGAGGTCCTTCTGCGGATTAAGGAAAACTGGCCCGCCACTGAGGTCATCATGCTGACGGCGGAGGGCTCTATCTCCGGCGCAGTGGATGCAGTGAAAAAAGGAGCCTACACATACTTTGTCAAACCGGCGGATATCGACGAGCTGATTGTGAATGTCACAAAGGCACAGGAGCTGGCGGAGGTCCGCAGGGAAAATCATCGCCTGAAGCAGCACATCGACACGATATCGGTGACGAACCGTCTGATCGGGGAAAGCGACGCTGCCCGCAAAATGCGGGAGGAAGCGGTAACCATCGGGAGGACGATGGCGTCCGTACTGATTACCGGAGAAAGCGGAACCGGAAAAGAAGTGATGGCGCACATGATTCATCAGTGCAGCGAGCGCGCCGACAAGCCCTTCGTCTCTGTCAACTGCGCCGCATTCAATGAAAACCTGATAGAAAGCGAGCTCTTCGGCAGTGAACGGGGAGCATACACCGGTGCGGAGAAGCGTCGCAAAGGGCGGTTCGAGATTGCCGACGGCGGGACTATTTTCTTCGATGAGATTGGCGAGCTGAGTCTGAACATGCAGGCCAAGCTGCTGCGCGTGCTGCAGGAGAAAGCGTTTGAACGGGTCGGCGGAAGTGAGACAATCCAAAGCGATTTCCGTCTGATTTCCGCCACAAATGCAGATCTGAAGCAGGCGGTGGAAGAGGGCCGATTCCGCCTGGATCTTTATTATCGCATCAACATTCTGCCCATCGAAATCCCGCCGCTGCGGACTCGGAAAGAGGACATTCCGCTTCTTGCCGTTTACTTCCTCGACCGCATCTCAAAAGAAATGAACCGTCGAATCGCCCCTCCGCCCGAAGCCCTGATGAACTGCCTGTGCAATTACGATTGGCCTGGCAACATCCGCGAGCTGCGCAACATTATCGAGCGCCTGGTCGTCATGGCAAAAGACGGCCGCGTCTCCGTATCTGACCTTCCGCCCGAAATCCGAACCGGGTCCGCAGTTTCAACAGGCGATAGCCGAGGCATGCCAGCCGCTTCAACGGGCGATAGCCGAGGCATGCCAGCCGCCCCTCCGGACGACAGCCGAGGCATGCCGGTCACCTCGGCGAGCGGTCATCCCGTTGGGCACGAAGCTCTGCGGAGCGCCACACACAACTTTGAAAGAGATTATATCACCGAGGTGATGCGCCGCAATAGCTGGAACGTCACAAAGGCTGCCCGGGAAATGAACATCGCCCGCAAGACACTCTACAAAAAACTCAACGACTACGGCATCAAATACCGGTAG
- a CDS encoding DUF1858 domain-containing protein, which produces MDNVMNATKVTKDMLVGDIVANIPGAAEALMNAGMHCLGCPASQSESLENASMVHGLDPDSVVEAVNAAIAEA; this is translated from the coding sequence ATGGATAATGTAATGAATGCGACGAAAGTGACAAAGGATATGCTGGTGGGGGATATTGTGGCGAATATTCCGGGTGCGGCGGAGGCACTGATGAATGCGGGGATGCACTGTCTGGGGTGCCCGGCTTCTCAGAGTGAGTCGCTGGAGAACGCGAGCATGGTGCACGGGCTGGATCCGGATAGTGTTGTGGAAGCCGTAAACGCGGCGATTGCGGAGGCGTAA
- a CDS encoding hemerythrin domain-containing protein, producing MYATDVMVEEHKNINYMLRVIREICCGILEGAPVDADEHRRIIDFVRNYADRYHHGKEEKFLFPVMESRLGVPGQSLIRHGMLVEHDLGRAHVADWENALELYEKEPLTTHKLDILTGAMGYADLLQRHTEKENNVVYPYGEAHLPADDKAVIDGQAREFEALPESEDVREKHLTFLREMMEKYGVEYSR from the coding sequence ATGTACGCGACAGATGTGATGGTGGAGGAGCACAAAAACATCAACTATATGCTGCGGGTGATTCGGGAGATCTGCTGCGGAATCCTGGAGGGCGCGCCGGTTGATGCGGACGAACATCGGAGGATTATTGATTTTGTGCGGAACTACGCCGATCGTTATCATCACGGGAAGGAGGAAAAGTTTCTTTTTCCTGTTATGGAGAGCAGACTGGGGGTTCCGGGACAAAGTCTGATTCGCCACGGCATGCTGGTGGAGCACGATCTGGGACGCGCCCATGTGGCCGACTGGGAGAATGCGCTGGAGCTTTATGAGAAGGAGCCCCTGACCACGCACAAGCTGGATATTCTGACCGGCGCGATGGGTTACGCCGACCTCCTTCAGCGGCATACCGAGAAGGAGAACAATGTGGTTTATCCCTACGGCGAGGCGCACCTTCCCGCTGACGACAAAGCCGTAATTGACGGGCAGGCCCGGGAATTTGAGGCCCTGCCGGAGTCAGAGGACGTTCGCGAAAAACATCTGACGTTCCTGAGAGAAATGATGGAAAAGTACGGAGTAGAATACAGCCGGTAA
- a CDS encoding 2,4-dienoyl-CoA reductase, translating to MGKFSNLEKSLKIGELTSRNRFCVQPMECCDAEEDGNVSARALKRYARYCDGGAGAVVIESVTLQYASRSTRRQLLLNVHDPVNRRGWEDFFRTLKILHPGTVLIMQLNHAGEYSSDEWSERVCVKPKEGFGGRQIDAEYVDGVIRDYIEAADFLYRIGCDGVDLKFCHGYLGSQILRPYNDRKWKYGGSWENRSRFAFDMCAEIRRRIPDHRFLVGAKISVVEGIWQGQGNRGNETDVTESVALCRGLEERGADFIIESLGAARERWDLMAPNHGCPEHVWLHVAAAQAIRNALKPETAVVCGGLSVLGRDYGKITDFCIGDGMFDMAAIGRQVLADPDFPAKLLSGRAAEINYCRCCDACGELLIRQKPTWCIYSRL from the coding sequence ATGGGGAAATTCAGCAATTTGGAAAAGTCATTAAAGATCGGGGAACTTACGTCCCGAAACCGGTTTTGTGTACAGCCGATGGAATGCTGTGACGCAGAGGAGGACGGGAATGTTTCGGCTCGCGCGCTGAAACGATACGCCCGGTACTGCGACGGCGGGGCCGGAGCTGTTGTGATTGAGTCTGTGACACTGCAGTATGCCAGCAGGAGTACGCGCCGCCAGCTGCTGCTGAATGTCCACGACCCCGTGAACCGAAGAGGATGGGAGGATTTCTTCCGGACACTGAAAATTCTTCATCCCGGTACAGTGCTCATCATGCAGCTGAATCATGCGGGCGAATATTCCTCTGACGAGTGGTCAGAGCGGGTTTGTGTCAAGCCGAAGGAGGGCTTCGGAGGCCGGCAGATCGATGCGGAATATGTTGACGGCGTGATTCGGGATTATATAGAAGCCGCGGATTTTTTGTACCGGATCGGATGCGACGGAGTGGATCTGAAATTCTGTCACGGATATCTGGGTTCACAGATCCTGCGACCATATAATGACCGGAAGTGGAAGTACGGCGGAAGCTGGGAGAACCGCAGCCGGTTTGCATTCGATATGTGTGCGGAGATACGGCGCAGAATTCCGGACCATCGTTTCCTGGTCGGCGCCAAGATTTCCGTAGTCGAAGGGATCTGGCAGGGTCAGGGGAATCGCGGAAATGAAACCGATGTGACGGAGTCCGTCGCTTTGTGTCGGGGGCTTGAAGAGCGCGGAGCCGATTTCATTATTGAATCGCTGGGAGCTGCCAGAGAACGATGGGATCTTATGGCGCCGAATCACGGCTGTCCGGAACACGTCTGGCTTCATGTGGCGGCCGCTCAGGCGATCCGGAACGCATTGAAACCGGAGACCGCGGTTGTCTGCGGAGGACTTTCGGTGCTGGGCAGAGATTACGGGAAAATTACGGACTTCTGCATAGGCGACGGAATGTTTGATATGGCGGCAATCGGGCGACAGGTTCTGGCGGATCCGGATTTCCCGGCGAAGCTTCTGAGCGGGAGAGCGGCGGAGATTAACTATTGCAGATGCTGCGACGCCTGCGGCGAGCTTCTGATTCGGCAGAAGCCGACCTGGTGTATCTACAGCAGACTTTGA
- a CDS encoding galactokinase gives MSEKASRLVRGLRNGEFQEQLRRIDPHENAMSRSRARYISALEEFRRLYGDRQVEIYSAPGRTEIGGNHTDHQRGRVLAASVNLDIIAVVSPTEDNRITLKSEGYSPVCVNLAELQPVHGEKGTSAALIRGVVSGLEAAGFQAGGFQAYVTGAVPGGAGLSSSAAFEILTGTVISGLYHDMQIPARILARAGQEAETRYFGKPCGLMDQMACSAGGLIYIDFANEPPEVRRLETDFENFGHALCIVETGGSHAAMTDEYAAIPAEMCRIAGFYHKEVLAQVEPEAFWRDIPALRKQFGDRAVLRAIHWFGETCRVSAQADALEAGDFPEFLRLIRASGNSSFQYLQNVSSRRDPREQPIALALAVSDRILDGRGAARVHGGGFAGTIQAFVPEDLVEEYKKTLDWIFGEGACHVLRIRKYGGMKVI, from the coding sequence ATGTCTGAAAAAGCAAGCCGGCTTGTTCGCGGGCTTCGGAACGGAGAATTTCAGGAGCAGCTGAGGCGCATCGATCCTCATGAGAATGCGATGAGCCGCAGCAGAGCACGATATATCAGTGCGCTGGAAGAGTTCCGGAGACTGTATGGCGACCGGCAGGTGGAGATTTACAGCGCTCCGGGCCGTACAGAAATCGGAGGGAACCACACCGATCATCAGCGCGGCCGGGTTCTGGCGGCCTCCGTGAATCTGGACATCATTGCAGTGGTATCGCCGACAGAAGATAATCGGATTACGCTGAAATCGGAAGGATATTCTCCTGTCTGTGTGAATCTCGCGGAGCTGCAGCCGGTGCACGGGGAAAAAGGAACATCTGCGGCTCTTATCCGGGGAGTTGTGAGCGGACTGGAAGCGGCCGGATTTCAGGCGGGAGGCTTTCAGGCCTATGTTACCGGAGCCGTACCCGGAGGGGCGGGACTGTCGTCTTCAGCGGCCTTTGAGATCCTGACAGGAACTGTTATCTCCGGACTTTATCACGATATGCAGATTCCGGCGCGGATTCTGGCCCGTGCGGGACAGGAGGCGGAGACACGGTATTTCGGAAAACCCTGCGGACTCATGGATCAGATGGCCTGCTCCGCGGGAGGACTCATTTACATTGACTTTGCGAACGAGCCCCCGGAGGTCCGGCGGCTGGAGACAGACTTTGAAAATTTCGGGCACGCACTTTGTATCGTGGAAACGGGCGGATCGCATGCGGCGATGACGGACGAGTATGCGGCGATTCCGGCAGAGATGTGCCGGATAGCAGGCTTTTATCACAAAGAAGTACTGGCGCAGGTGGAGCCCGAGGCCTTCTGGAGGGATATTCCCGCACTGCGAAAACAGTTTGGAGACCGGGCGGTGCTGCGCGCGATTCACTGGTTCGGGGAAACCTGCCGCGTTTCCGCGCAGGCCGACGCACTGGAGGCAGGGGACTTTCCGGAGTTCCTGCGACTGATTCGGGCGTCCGGGAATTCCTCCTTTCAATATTTGCAGAATGTCAGTTCCCGAAGGGATCCGAGAGAGCAGCCGATTGCCCTGGCCCTTGCCGTCAGCGACAGAATTCTGGACGGACGCGGGGCCGCCAGGGTTCACGGGGGAGGCTTTGCGGGAACAATACAGGCCTTTGTTCCTGAAGACCTCGTGGAGGAGTACAAAAAAACGCTGGACTGGATTTTCGGAGAGGGCGCCTGTCATGTGCTCCGGATCCGGAAGTACGGCGGAATGAAGGTGATATGA